The following nucleotide sequence is from Zea mays cultivar B73 chromosome 1, Zm-B73-REFERENCE-NAM-5.0, whole genome shotgun sequence.
ACTGTAGGTATAGTCCATAGGGTTTATGCATGCATGTCTAAGTTTGATCATCACCCCTAGGGCTCCATAAGGAATTGATCCTTTCTTTGATTCTCTAACAAATGACAAACAACTCTCTTGCATATCCCCAAAAAATATAAATATAAGAAATTTAAGAGGAAAATAGAATTGATCTTCACAAAAAATACTCAATACTCACAAAGAAATACTCAATACTGCATCTAAAATTCTATAACTCGCAACTTCAATTATTTGTACAAGTGTTTATTATTCTATAATCTGCTGATACAGATCTAAAAATTTTGCAGTTACGAAGGGAATATCTAATTAAAAACCTGTCGAGCTTAAGTTTCTTCATCAAATCCACTGTAGGTGGCTTGAAAAGGTAACTTAGTTATGCTTGCCTACACTGATCACTGGAAGGTTCAGTTTAATTGGGATTTACTTGTAGCAGTTTGTTGCTAAAATTTTATGATAAATGGAGAACCTTCATAAATAAACTATGTCAAATGGAATTGCATACATCATGATAGTCATACTCAAATTTAGACAACTCGGAACATTTTGCATCAACTACTCTGATTACTTACTTTCCTCTCTTCTAATACTGAGCATTCTGAAAAGTTAGGTCCTTCATTCCCTCACTCTCTGTTTGATCATATTGTTAGCTGCCTTTCCACTGTCATCATTAGGCATCGAGTGCTCAGGAAACTGAAATGCTCCTCGACACTGAGCCACCTTACCTTCATCTTTAGGAAAGAAGTGCTATGAAATCAGAAACAAACCTTCATTGACTGTTATCTTGTGATCTCAGCATCTTACCTACCCTAACCATTGATGACGGACGTGGCGTGTGTGCTGGCTGTGTGCAGGAGGCATCGTCGTCGTCCCATTCACCCTTCTGTTCTTGGCTGTGTACAAGAGTCGTCGTCGTTGGTGTGATTCTACATGGCTGGTTGCTCAATTTTGAACCTTGTTTACAATCTTTAACTTGTAGCTCCCCGCCTGGTTGTTTATTAAATGGATGATTTGGTAATTTTACCGACGCTACTTTATTGTGCTGTGATAGGAATTTTTTTTGAAACCTTCAAGCTTCCAAGCCCGACCCTTTGCATTTGTGATATAGTGAAGATTGAACTATCGGGGAAAATGCAGAAACAATTTACAGATGATAGGTACTACATATGGTGAGTTCTCAACCTTTGATGTCAGTGTTGGTTGGTCACCTTTTTTTTGTTCATGGACTCATCGAACTGGCGCTCGCTTGTTTCTATGTATAGACAGATAAGGCAACCAGCCATGGTGTATATGCTGCTTCGACCTGTGTAGTTTATGGATGAAGACGAAGCTGACCTGTAGATGTAAGCTTTGTTTTCTATGGACCAGATCTTGTGTATCCAAATTGAACGGATTGTTCTGATAAATATAGTGTGAAAAGATAAATTATAATATTTGTTCTTGTGCGTCATCGCAATGCATTTTGGTGGGGTAATATGAACTTTGATCTATTTTTCCAATTATATTCTAGGCTCTAACCAACTGATCCAAAATGTCACATTGATTGATATATGGATTTTGATACTTCTGAATGGAGATATGTGTTGTGTAATGGCACCTGTATAGAGAGACAATACACTCGGGGCTGGACCACTAACGACGAACCTCTGTGCAAACTTTGTCAAGGACTTTGCAAGTAACAACTCCTTGTTTCAAAGTAAATCTTGTTTTTTATTATAAACAAATAATATTTGGTCACAATAATATTGTTTTACTTGGTTCAgtggaaggcttgcaaagtcaccaGAATATTTTGAAGATTTATTATGTGGTCTAGCTTATTTCCAGGAATACAGATTAAGAACTAGTGGTAGGCCCCTGTGACAGTTGAGTCTTCTTTCTGTTATCCACATAAGTGAACAATTTTTGTAGGTGCCATTGAATAGTTAGGACTATTTTCAGTTATATAAAATCAAAGAAAATTGCAAGTTAATTCATATATATGTAATAAAGCTTCTTAGTAATTATATGCGGGCACTGTTTCAAATAGAACGTGCCAAGTGCTCCCAATGCAAGCTTGCAAGCTTGTCAAACACATTAAACTCTTACCCTTGAAAAAGCGAGAAGAATACATCAGAAAGGTTGCTCCAAACATTGCAAGTACAAAGAAAATATGTGTGTTGCACATTGATATCATGATTTTCCATGTTCTTTTGCAAATCCAAGGCTAACAGACGGCTCAtcttaacagtataacacacatttgtacataagttatcatagtattatatatttccgttgcaacgcacgggcactcacctagtaaaaaatattatgcggagagcggagacaatcaataaaaatcttgagatctttttggtgaaTAGTTTACGTgagtattgttgtgagccgtcgcaatgCACGAGCAACCGACTAGTATTTTACTATTTGTAGGTTTTGACTAGACAAAATTTAGGCAACTTAGTTTGTGAATATATTACCTAATTCACTATTTATTATACGTTGTGATCTCTATTAAAGGTATAACCGTTATATAATTACATCGGATGGTTCTACTTTGGAAGCCAATTGCACCACTATAGATGTATTTTATCACGACTTGACCACGACTCTTACTCTTGCTTAGAATTAGCATGTAATGAAAGAATAATCTTCAGTTGTTATATATGGACAATCGTAATATTGTTGAGATGATGTCATGGACATGAATTAATTAATTGTCTATCTTCTATGTCAAGATATTGCATTTGTGTTAAAATACATCATTTTAGAGTAGCTATGAGCAAATATGTGTAGTACATGTATGAATCCAAGGCAAAACATGACATTCCCACTAAAAACGTCCGTGTGAAGCTGTGTAGCCAAAAAGTCCCGGTTAGATTCACGGTAGGTATCAGATCTATAACGAAGCTAATCCATGGTGAATCTCAGATATACATTTTTTTTATCTAGCTTTGCCAAACAGGCCATTAATAAATACGAGGGAAACTGGAGCTTTAAATAAATAACTAGAGTTCAGGTTTTGGACCATTATAACACACTACCCCTAAAAATGAAGCTTCAGCTTTCCTCAGAGAAAAAAAAACGAAGGTTCGCTAGATAAATTTCACATTAAGCACTAGTTTGAAAACTCCATTTTTACAAGGAATTTTTATTTTGCTaaggaaaaatgaactaatttaccTTGGTCAAATAGAAATCCCTCCAAAAAATGATGTTCCCAAACTAGTCCTAAGCAACCCTATTTTTTTAAAAGAATTTCTATTTTTTCAAGTAAAATTACTTTATtttctaaaaaataaaaaaaatagaaaTCACTTAGAAACTGAtatcaaactagccctaaaataaAAAGGCACTGAGATTTGCTTAAAGAAATCAAGGATCTACTCTCTTTCTCGAAACCATGTCTAAACATCACCGTAGTCGATAGCACACAGCTAGATCGCCGCCAATCACATGCCATGATGCCAACAGCAAAATGCTTAATTTCGCTCAAAACGAAGACCATACCAACAGAACCACAAAGGGTTCCACACTCGAGAAATCTCTGCattcggcaccttcatctctcgtaGTCTTAGATGCGCCTGATCTTAAACTCACCGCCACAAAACTAATTGAACTCTTAGTTTTGTCATACAGCACAAGACGCCAATGCAAGAACTGCAGCAGATTCTGCACGACAATCTACCACACAGGATTCGTTCGGATCAAGGCTGGCTGCTGGGAAGCTTGTTGAGAATTGAATGCTCCGGCTTATGGTCACATTCGAAATCTAGGTGAACGAATGCTCGCTCAACTTCAGGTAGCTCCTCAATCTTGATTTGGAGAGATTCTCCAATGGCGTGTGCCTCCTTAAGTGGCAAGTCCTCTGGAAGCTCAATGTCAACCTGCGAGTGCATAGATCATATGAGATAAGCATGGGTATGATTCTTGCCCGATTGCTAGATTCCAGCACTGCTCTGTTTCTGAAACAACTACCCAATCATCTGCAAAACCCATGCTAATTACTACAATCATAACAGAACAATGACACATTACTCCTACTTTACCGTTCTAGATTAAGCACTGCAGGATCACTGCAGTCTGAAGGAACAGAAAAGGTTAAGATACTTTACAAACGATAATGGTTTCGCTTCAAGTAGTGTCAGAAGGACACAACTGAAACCTGCTAGTTCCAAACAATGACATTATCCTTTCGAAACAACAAACTTGAGTTGTTGAGACAACAACGTTATCCAGTTCTAGCATATATGTATTTGAACAGATTAAGATAACACTATCGCTTCATTAGCCCCCAGCAAAGGACACATGAAGGAAAATAAGATAATACTCCCATCCCAAATTGTTGGTCGTTTTAGTTTAGTCCCAAGCCAAACTTTTTAGATTTTGGTTAAGTTTGTATAAAAATATATTAACACCTAATATTTTATGTGAATTTAAGGAAATCCAATTGATGTTGTAGATGTTACTGCATTTATTGTAACCTTTGACAAAGTAAGAAATTCTTCTTCATTTAAAACAACCTATAGTTTGGAATGGAGAGAGTAAAATTAAGAAACACTAACCTCAACAAAGTAAAGCACCCCAAAGGTGTATGCTCGAACGGTGTCAACACGCTTAATCTGAGGATGGTGTCTGATAGCCAGATATGTCAACTTCTGAAGCATTTCTGGAGGAGCTGATTCACCTACCAGCGATACTACATGGAGGATAGCAATAACAAGGTTGTCTGTCAGTCCTAGCCAATTTGTAACGTGCAAGTAATCTTGGTGCTGCATGTGGCAACTGCTCTAGGTGATAGTCCGAAGTGATTCCAGAGCAAGCATTTGGCTCAAGTAACTTTTATTTGTAACGGTAGCACCACTTCAAGGTTAAAAATAATCCATTTATAGTAGCTAAGAGAAAGTAGGTGGTTTTTCATTATCAACAAAGAGAAAATAGAGAAAGTAGGCACCTAAATTCAAGCTGGAGAAGACTTGAACCTGGTTGGTTGGGTGTACGACCACACCTCCAACCTAACCAGTTGAGCTAGGCTCACTTCCTTCTCGTGAGTATGGTTGGACGGATGTAAATGAGTGCAGGTATAAGCAGTTAAAACTGAAAaagagggtgtttgaatgcactagagaaaatagttagtggctaaaattagctaGAGACATCTAAACACtcgctaatagttcagctattagctatttttagtaaattagctactagttagctaactatttattagctagctaattctaatagtatatttttagctaactaactattagctgcattcaaacaccccctaagtaacACAAACCTGCATTTTCCCACACTGTTCCAGACCAGTTTGAAATCGTGTACACTGCAAGAACAATTGCACCAATTGGGTCAATCCACCAGTAGAATCTATCACCAAGGACAGCAGCAGCCAAACCCACAACATTTGTGACAACATCGAAATAGTGATCCTGTGGAAACCAAACCATCACAAATATTTGATAAACTATATTCAAATTAAGTAAAAAACATTCATGCCAAGTTGAGAAATGGAACAAGTTATTAACCTTAGCATAAGCACGGACAATCTTGTTACCAGACGTTCGGCAGTAGAGCCACAGACCTAATTTCACTATTGTTGCAAAGATCATGATTGAATATAGCCACAATAATTGCACTTGGTTCAGTTTATCTGGAGCCTCATTCACTACCAGCTTTTCAACAGCCTGAATAAATACTTGGAAGCCTGGAGACATGACACAGCGACAACAATTAATGTATAGGACTTTGACAGGAAGATAACACCCAATTGAGTAAAGTTTAACATGGCAGTACACATGTGGCAAACAAGTAATGAGGAAAGAATGTGACTAGATTGTTTAACCACTTCCCATTGGGAGAAAAAACAAGAATACCTAAAGTGGCCATGACAGCAGCGAAGATGATAATGCCTACAGGCTGTACCCTCAGTTTGCCAATGGGGTACTTGTAGACATTGATGCTCTTCATTGACAGATGTGTGAACCAAAGGATACCACCAGCCATGAGATCAAGCAGTGAATCCAGTGTTGAGGCAGCTATAGCAATTGATCCACTTTTTATTGTAGCGTATACCTGTGGGGGGAAATAGTCTAATCATCGTACAGGAGTTCATGCATTTGAATTGAAAAGCAGGGGAGGAACCAACCTTCAACGCTAAGAGAACAATGTTTGCATAATTTGATATCTTCATAGCAAATTCACTCTGGATTTGCTCCGCAAGCTCCTCATCCTCGTTGATTTCATTGGATTCTTCTAGTGAGTCAACTTCCTCAAAGGACCTCAATGTGGCAAATTGTTTCTCATAGTACTCTCTCTCCCCTAAATAATAGGCACAAAAAGCACAACACTTTGTTAGATTGTCGATCATATAGAATTAAAGATATATAAGAAGCTTTTAAAAGGAAAGGCGTAAGCTCTACTGCTAATACATTCGAAATAGTCTATCTCAATCTCAACAAATAATATGACATGAAAGAGTATTATTAATAATATAAGGCTAGAAAATTATGATAGAAATACAACATACATCAAACGTTATAACATATTTCAAATATTTTCTCCGTCCCCAAAAAGTTGGCATTGTCTAGATTCATAGCTAATGTGTCAACTATTTTAGGACAGATGCAGTAAATAACAAGAACGGTATTGAGGCAATTAAGTTGGTATATACTAGCAAGGCTAAGATAAAAGAAATCTCAGTTATTTAAACAAATATCGAGTAAGGAAAACCTAAGGATCAAAAAATAAGACCAAAATTGCAAAAAAAAAAAGTCTTGTGTATGATTGAAACCTGTTTTCTCTATGAGCGCAGAATTCTATTTCATTCAGGAGAAGGAAAAAAATCTGCTATCCTTCAAGATATTCAGTAAAAGGGTGGCGAATAATAGGCACTAGCCACTAGGCAGATCCAGAACGTCGTACTCCATATAGATACTGCAATTAGAAACAGGCTGGTACTGTATAATATCCATGTTTCAATCCTACATAATACTAAGTATTCCAACTTCAGTCAAAGATCCAAAAGATAATACAGAGATCAAAGCTGTGGAGTGAGTGCAGACTGCAGAGCTGCAGGCCCCAGAAAAAAGAGGAAAATAATGAACCATATGCAATCACGGACGCACAGTTAAAAAAATTACTTTAGTTTCAGGGAGAGAAAGGTGCCCCAGGGCCAGGAGGCCAGGAGGCCAGGACACTGCCTGCTACGTGGTATCTGTAAAACTCGTTTGCATGCCTGCTGTAGAACATAAGAAAGTAACAACGTTATCTTTCGGGATTTGGACAAAAACAAACACCATGTTCCATAGCTTCACGGTTGGATGTACAGAGAATCCAACAAACCACCTAGAAGGCCAGAGCCATGACCAGAGAACAAAGTCACAAACACGCCGAAAAGGTAATTCCTCCACCAAATATGTAGAGAATATAAGCTATCTATTTTACAAAGAAACATGCACACAAGAAGCACCAAGTGATAGTGAAGTCACGAGCTGTTCAATCATAAAAGTAAGGGAAATCCTAGGAACCCAGAAAAGTCTGCGGAGGATCAAGAATAAGTGTCCGGGTCATCCACAGAAGCATCGAATAATCTACGACAACTCCAGAATCTAGGTTCAAAAGCACATCAATCATATCACCAGGATAGTCTGTAGATAAAGTGCCCGATAGTAACGCCAGCTTTGATGCACAATTACCAGATTAAGAAAATGAAACGCCTATAAAGATTGTAGGGACAGAGTGAACCAACCAACGGCAAAGGAAAACAACCCAAGAATGCGGCGAGTGGCTGGGATCACGGGTTGAACCTTCGAGGAGGCCCTTGGAGCGGGAGAAGTCGACGTGCGACGGGCGCTCGGGGTCGACGGCGTCGAGCACCTTCTTGGGCAACCGCGACACGAACTCCCCGCGCATGGACGCGACGGAGTTGCGCCGCCGCCCAGGCCCGGCCAGGAGCGGCGCCCGCGCGTCGTCATTCTCCCCGCACCCGTTCGCGTCCATCCCTCGCGCCCCCTACGCTCTGCTCGACTGCTCCTCCCTCGGTcgccgcctcgcctcgcctcgcctaccCCTCGCGATTCCGTCGCGGTCGTGTGTTCTCCTCCCCCGCCCGTCCGCGTCCGTCCTGCCGCCTAGCTCAAGTAGGGTGGGAAATGGCAAGGACGCCCCGTACCCGCGCGTTCTGCGCCGCGCGGTCGCGCTCGCGCCTGCCTATAAAACGTGGGCTGTGCCGGGACTGGGAGGCGTAACGCAAAACGGGCACGGGCGGGGTCGGCGCACGGCTCCTGCACCgcgagatcgcgcggccgacggcTCAGATCGTACTGCCAGAACCGTTGGCGCAACCGGTGTCTTCAGATTTGTTTACGCATATCTATACGTCGACATAAAATAAATTTAGTAACGTTATCGTTTATTTCTAGTGATATCTGCTCCCGCGTCCACGACTCCACGTCCACCGGAAAGGAATCATTCTTCTATTAAGCTCGCGTCCACCGGATTTCTTTTGATACGAATGTCTGATCTGACGAGACCACACGTACGCGTCCGATTGATGAGATTTCGTCTAAAATCCATGGCTactaaaagaaaaaaaatattatATCAAAGACAAATCGCAAAGTTCAATTGTGTGGACGTCTTTTTCTTTTAGCCTAAGTGAGTTTTAGTTTCTGTGCATGTGCGTTTCTCTATTCGACACGATAATAGGTTTAAACCTTTCGTTTCATAAAAGATGGCTTGAACTTTCGCCAGGCATTGTCTTTTTGTACACTAGATTTAGTACAATGAGTTTGCGTTTCAATCTCAAAATAAATTAAAAAAATGTTAGCACGCTGCACGCAGCTAGCAGGATGGCACAACGCTAAGGGCCGAGGTCCAAGGTACATGTAGATCTATACGGTTCTTGGCTAAGAACCGAACCGGACGGCACAACGCTACCCTGAATATGTACAGACGAAATGGTAATCAGACTGGTCCACTGTTTCCATGTCCTGTTTCTCAAGAAGGAGGCGTATAGGAGCCCTTGTTGCCAGCTCTACAGACTGCAGACAGCAAACAAGTGCCCTGCTCTCACCTATGATTTTTTTTCAAGATGC
It contains:
- the LOC100381541 gene encoding Metal tolerance protein 4-like, translating into MDANGCGENDDARAPLLAGPGRRRNSVASMRGEFVSRLPKKVLDAVDPERPSHVDFSRSKGLLEGEREYYEKQFATLRSFEEVDSLEESNEINEDEELAEQIQSEFAMKISNYANIVLLALKVYATIKSGSIAIAASTLDSLLDLMAGGILWFTHLSMKSINVYKYPIGKLRVQPVGIIIFAAVMATLGFQVFIQAVEKLVVNEAPDKLNQVQLLWLYSIMIFATIVKLGLWLYCRTSGNKIVRAYAKDHYFDVVTNVVGLAAAVLGDRFYWWIDPIGAIVLAVYTISNWSGTVWENAVSLVGESAPPEMLQKLTYLAIRHHPQIKRVDTVRAYTFGVLYFVEVDIELPEDLPLKEAHAIGESLQIKIEELPEVERAFVHLDFECDHKPEHSILNKLPSSQP